AAATACCCGCCGGCCGAGTCACCCTGATCGAGATCGACCCCATCCTGGCCGAAACGCTGCGCGAGCGCTTCGGCGAACGGGCGCAGGTATTGGAAAAAGACATCCTGGGCATTGATCTGGCCGAACTGTATCCACAATGTCGGGTCGGTATCATCGGCAATTTGCCCTATCATATTTCCAAGGACCTGATCGACTGGTTCATCGCCCAGCGCGCCGGCATCGGCGCAGCGGTGGTGATGCTGCAGAAGGATTTTGTCGATAAGATACTGTCGGCCGAGAACAGCAAGAAATACAACGCCCAGTCGGTCGTTTTCCAGACATTTTTCCACGCCCGCCGCTGCTTCAATGTGCCGGCGGGAGCTTTCCAGCCGAAGCCGAAGATCGTTTCGACCGTTCTCGCCGTCCGCCCCAACGAGTCGCCGCCGCCCCCGGCCGTTGCCGAATTTTATCCCTTCGTCAAGCTGTGCTTCGGCGAACGGCGCAAGACGCTGTTCAATAACCTGGCGCCCCATTTCGGAAAACAGGCCCTGGCCGCCGCCGCTGGCGCCTGCGGCATTCCCGACCAGGCCCGTGCCGAGCAGCTGCCGGCGGAGCGGTTCGCCACGCTCTTCTCCGCCTTGAGCACCGGCGCGGCCAAACGATCATGACCATCCGCAAGCTCTGCCTTGTCCTGGCGTTGATGACCCAGCTGGGCGGCGCGCTGGTCGCAGTGGAGAGCGAATGGAAGCAGCAATTGTGCGCCTGGTTCTCGCTGAATGACGATACGCCCTCGACCCCACGCCTGGCGCTGCGCTACCAGCCCGACCTCTCCCTGGCCGTTGCCCTGGGCAGCCGCTGGAAGCTCGACGGCGAAGCGGCCCTGGACATCCACGCGGCCGGTTCGGCTCCGGGTTGGCGTTCTCCCGATTTTTCCGGAGAGATCAAGCCCTACCGCCTATGGCTGCGGCTTTACTCCCAGCGCTTTGAAGCCCGCTTGGGACTGCAAAAGATCAATTTCGGATCGGCGACGGTTTTTCGGCCGCTGATGTGGTTCGATGCGCTAGATCTCCGCGACCCGCTGCAGATCAGCTATGGAGTCTACGGGCTGCTGCTGCGCTATTATTTCAAGAACAACGCCAACCTCTGGCTGTGGGGGCTCTACGGCAACCAGGGGACCAAGGGTTGGGAAACGCGGCTGACGGCCGAGCACACGCCGGAATTCGGCGCCCGCTTCCAGGCGCCGCTGTTTTCGGGCGAAGCCGGGCTGACGATCCACCGCCGCCGGCTCGCCCCTGGCGGCGTCGATGGCGAATCCGTGCGCATGAGCGAAGAGCGGTTCGCCCTGGACGGAAAATGGGACCTGGGCATCGGCCTGTGGGTTGAATCGGCATTCAGCCGCCAGGACGATCCGGCCGGAGGCGTTTCCTGGCAGCGCTCATCCGCCCTGGGCATCGATTACACCTACAAGCTGGGCAACGGCCTCTACCTGCTGGCCGAGCAATTCTTTTCCCAGGCGGCGGCCTCCCCTTTCGCGCACGGCGAAGGCGGCCTCTCTCTGTCGGCGCTGCAGGCCCGCTATCCGCTCGGCCTGCTTGACAATCTGGCCCTGGTCGTCTATTTCGATTGGCGGCGCAATCAGGCATACAGCCTCGCCAGCTGGCAGCGTACCTATGACCGCTGGCAATTTCTCCTGCTGGCATTCTGGAATCCCCGGCAAGGGCCGATCATCGGCGTCCAGTCGGGGAACAACAC
The Candidatus Aminicenantes bacterium genome window above contains:
- the rsmA gene encoding 16S rRNA (adenine(1518)-N(6)/adenine(1519)-N(6))-dimethyltransferase RsmA, yielding MPKSAKLGQNFLRDRSIAAKIIDIFLPLPGPVLEIGAGPGILSGLLLEKIPAGRVTLIEIDPILAETLRERFGERAQVLEKDILGIDLAELYPQCRVGIIGNLPYHISKDLIDWFIAQRAGIGAAVVMLQKDFVDKILSAENSKKYNAQSVVFQTFFHARRCFNVPAGAFQPKPKIVSTVLAVRPNESPPPPAVAEFYPFVKLCFGERRKTLFNNLAPHFGKQALAAAAGACGIPDQARAEQLPAERFATLFSALSTGAAKRS